The following DNA comes from Fundulus heteroclitus isolate FHET01 chromosome 1, MU-UCD_Fhet_4.1, whole genome shotgun sequence.
TTTTAACCTGATGCTTTGATTGGCTAAAagcaacctttggtaggcgggcactaggagTCGcctcgcccaatcagctcggagttCTGCAATTCTCTCCTTTCCTCAAACGGATTGGATGACGTCCAGAACTAGAGAGCTGCACATTATCactgaactaaaataaaaactttagtccttcatttttcacatttgaaaaaaCTAATTACACAACATTTTAGACTGAAAAGGACAAACTGACAAAACCCCTTAAACCCCATTAAAGTGTGCTAAAGAGTTTCaggcagtaaataaaaaaacaccttttaggTTTCCTTGTAGTGCAGCTTTGTggctatttaaatgtaaaaagaatcTGCAACAGTTTACAGGACAAAAGCTCCTAAAAGTCAAAGATCCTTCAAAACAAGTGCAGCATGAATCATTTTCAGAAGTCAAAGGAATTCATCCTGGTACAGGTAAGCTGTGGTCACCTGTACGTTAGTGGCAGGAGGCATTTCAGCTTCTTCCTCATCTACTCCATGTCCAGCCATCGCTTCCACTTCTTGTTCATGGAGCAACATGAGGGAAACGATTTTAACGAGCCTCCAGTCGCCCACTGGGCTCCTGATCAAGGTTCTCCTCCAGGATCTCATGGTCAGGAGGTCCCAGGTCACTAGATGTTTGGCAACAGGTGTGCGTCTGACCTGCACCTCTGCAGCTTTGGCCTGAAGGAGCCGTTTGATGGCTTGTTTtgcagaaacaaagaaagacGGGTCaataaaaagatacatttcaatgaagcatttttaattaggttttttaaaatatagcaaTAGTAATTATGGGTAGGAACTATTGATAGATACCTGCCTTGGTCAGGCAGAGTGGCCAGCTGCATCATGCAGAGCGACCTGTTCCACCTTGGCTTGACCAGCTGTGTCTGTATGACGTTCAGCTGGAATTTTACCAGCAATGAATGCTTAAAACAGCCAGCCATCCTCTGCCATGCTAGCTGTGCCAGGCTGGGCTCTAAATGATGGACTTCCCTCTGCTCCAACATCACCTTAAACTCTGCTGATGAATTAGACTCTGACATGACTTTAGAGGAAAAGTAGTTGATGACGTCTGAACTGTTGGTCTGTCCAACGCACACTAAGACTCAGTCCACATGTCTGAGGTACAGCTGAGTGTCTTTACCTCAGACATCAGGAGTTTTTTCATGTGTTCTGTGCAGCACTAAGAAAGGTCTTCATGCCAAAGAGCCCAACAGGTTTAACTTTCaccagtggagccttactgctttctccatagagctctgcttgatttatttatccaagaagctttattagaatttattctgggaatatttcatgttctatggacacagaaacaggtagaagaggaaaaaaaggagagaaagagacaaaatgctaaaaggtagaaaaggagaaagaggaaaGGTAGAGAGTGATagaacatcctctgagtctgcttctacatctgcagagagagatataaagaacagcagaaccagctgataaaggttgccccccccccccccccagggcagagcagaggagagccccAGGACCCCCCCCCCGGTGGGTCCCTAATAGGGCTATGGAGCCCATCGGGGCGCCCAGGCCGGACACTGAGGACCACCACCGCACCGGCAGGTGAAGGCAGCAGCCTACGGAGGAGAACCGGACCCTCACTCAGTGGacctgattctggttctgactcAACCGGGTCAGGGTCACACTGCTGGTGCTTCAATGCTTAGATAGATTTGGTTTGGATTGACTTTTTCAGTCTCACATTCAGATCTGGTCCTCTGGTCGTATTCTGCCCACAGGTGAGGTCAGGTGACCTAAGCTCCTCCCACTTTCAGCCGGCTCACAGACCTACTGACAGAAAACGATCATATGTCGTGGTGCTGGTGATTAACTGCTGCGTGTCTGATTTATTCCTGTAGCTCGTGGCCCAGGGTCAGTTCAGGGTTCTGAAGGTTCCTCTGGGCTTCATCAAGGTCCTGGAATGGGTGAGTTCtccagaacacacacaggttcTGCTTCCCCAGGTGAGATGATCAGGTTTCTATCTGACGGGATGTTTAACGTCTACAACATGCTGACACGCTGTGAGTTCCTGCTTCAACTCTGAAACTCCATGAAGTCTTCATCAGTGTGAATCAGGCCAGAGGAGTTCCATGAAGTTCTGTAAAAGATGACAACCAGAGTTTAGGAAagattgtaaatatttttctgatatttttctttAGAACCCTCAAATgtggctggttctgttctgagcTGCTTCCTCTGAAGGTTAAACTTCATGTTTCATTTGTTCTCCTACTTTGGAGAACCCCCCCAGGTTCAGCATACCAGCAAACAGAACCATTGAAGGTGAAGGTTGTGGGTTAGATTTCTCTCTGCCCTGCAGCCTCCTGGTGCAGAGACCCAGTTCAGAAGCATCAGTGAAGTTCATGTTTGATTGAATCTGAGCTTTGATTGAATCCTTAAGATGAAGTGTTGTTAATTGGAGCTATACGTCCATCATCCACCACGTCTATCCCTGTTGGAGTCaggaggggttgctggtgccaatcccagcgttcactgggcgagaggcgctgtccaccctggacaggtcgccagtctatcacaggacagacagacagacagacagatagacagacagacagacagacagacagaccctaaccagttaacctaacatgttgttggactgtgggaggaagccggagaacccggagagaacccacgcatgcacagggagaacatgcagactccatgcagaaagacccagggttggactcaaacccaggaccttcttgctgcaaggcaccagcgctacccactgcgccgcTGCCCAGCTGGTATTatagatataaaataaaatgaaatgtctCAAAGCTGAGGATGAAGCAACTCTTCATCACCTGAAGCTCCTCACCTAAACAAACTTCGCCGCTCTGGTCTTCATCAGCTCCATGACTATCTTCTCCATCTGCCTCCAGTTCTTCGCCATCTTCGCCTTCTCCACCTGCGGCAGTTATTCTGGGATGTTCAAGATGGCGGTGGAGTGTAGGAACCGGACGGAGAGCAACCTTGGAATAGAAGTGGAGTTTGAATATCCGTTCAGGTCTGAATTCTTTCCTTCTTTAATTGTCTGAGCGATTATTTCACTTCAGAACGGCGGATTAAAGTGGAGCAGTCAGAACTCACCTGTCTCCTtggctcctcctcttcctgtcagACTCCACCAGGTGTACTTTGACGCTCCCAAATGTAAGGACAGGGACCTAGAGCGGATCTTCCTGGTCGGCGACTACTCTTCCTCGGCTGAGTTCTTCGTCACCATCGGAGTCTTCGCCTTCCTCTACTCCACCACGGCTCTCAGCATCTACATCTTCTTCTACGAGAAGTACAAGGAAAACAACAAGGGCCCTCTGATTGTAAGTGCTGCCCCGCTGACTCCTGGGAAATGTAGTTCTGGCTCTGAGCTCCCTGATGTTCTCGCCGTGCTGCTGTTGCAGGACCTGGCTGTGACGGCAGTGTTTGCCTTCATGTGGCTGGTGAGTTCAGCAGCTTGGGCCAAAGGTCTGTCCGACGTGAAGACGGCGACGGACCCAGACGAGGTCCTCACCTTGATCACAGCCTGTGATGAGAAAGAGAACACCTGCAAAGAAGTCCATGACCCGGTCATGTCCGGACTCAACACCTCTGTGGTAAGACTCTGAGACACTCGGTGTCCTCtttgttctgctgaatg
Coding sequences within:
- the LOC105919263 gene encoding synaptophysin isoform X1, coding for MNVVNQLVAQGQFRVLKVPLGFIKVLEWFFAIFAFSTCGSYSGMFKMAVECRNRTESNLGIEVEFEYPFRLHQVYFDAPKCKDRDLERIFLVGDYSSSAEFFVTIGVFAFLYSTTALSIYIFFYEKYKENNKGPLIDLAVTAVFAFMWLVSSAAWAKGLSDVKTATDPDEVLTLITACDEKENTCKEVHDPVMSGLNTSVAFGFINLVLWIGNLWFVFKETGIIAPFMRAPPPQAKPAADAYGQQGAYEQDPYASNQGGYQPEYNQPGYNQEAEYGQGYVQQGAPTSFSNQM
- the LOC105919263 gene encoding synaptophysin isoform X2, whose protein sequence is MNVVNQLVAQGQFRVLKVPLGFIKVLEWFFAIFAFSTCGSYSGMFKMAVECRNRTESNLGIEVEFEYPFRLHQVYFDAPKCKDRDLERIFLVGDYSSSAEFFVTIGVFAFLYSTTALSIYIFFYEKYKENNKGPLIDLAVTAVFAFMWLVSSAAWAKGLSDVKTATDPDEVLTLITACDEKENTCKEVHDPVMSGLNTSVAFGFINLVLWIGNLWFVFKETGIIAPFMRAPPPQAKPAADAYGQQGAYEQDPYASNQGGYQPEYNQEAEYGQGYVQQGAPTSFSNQM